TGATAAATTTCTTCGCTACCGAGGGATTGCGCATCATCAATTTGCGCTCTACCAAATCCTGAATCTCTTCTACCGAGATATTCTCCCTATCGATGGCAGCGGCAACCTCGGCCGTAACTTGTTTAATAGAGGTCTCGTCGTCGTTCATACCGTCGGCACGATAAGCCTTAGCGATAGCCCGCTCGATTTTCTCAATCGAGAAGTTCTCTTTGGATCCATCACGTTTCGTAATGGTAATACATGCATAGTCCATGCTGATGTTATTAAAGATTCGATACTGCGAACGCCTCCTCGAACGTTCATTTGCTTCTCTCCCACTTCGGCAGGTCTTCTGACTTTTCCCAATCCGAAAACGCCTTCCCGATATTCAGAAACAGATTCTTTATCAGTGGCCTGTGTCAACGGACTTTCGCAGGAATTACAGCAGCGGGACTGTCCGGGATTCTCACCCGATTCCCTTTTTATCGATTGTGCCTCACAGCGACAACCGAACCGAAATGCGAGTGTAAAGGTACATAAATTCTTTCCAAGAAAACAACAAATCTACACACAAAAGTTTCCTGTTTTGGAAAACTTTTAGAATTATTTTATCAAGAAAGTTTCCTAAAACGGGGAATTATTGCCCATTAATATAGCACTTTTATTTTTTCTGAAACTGCCCGAAAAGATAGTGTTTTCATAGAGTCTCTCAACTTTACTTGTCGGTTTTCTTACTATTACAAGCGAGGTCGATAATCAGTGAGAATATCGGCTCAGTAGGAAATCTAAGGGAATTGCCCTTTTGCACAACCATAAAGTGAAAAGCCCGCCCTTCTCCCCCTGCGTTTTGCCATGTAAAATATAGGCAAAGTGGCACGTAGTGACAGAGGGAGTAATACTACAAAAATACTATATGCCATCTTTCCAACCCCTCTCCTTAGAAACGATAGTTTCTTCGGTGTCTCCTCTATATGGATAACATAGTACCCCGTAATACTACGGGACACGGCAGGGGAGGAGATTGCAGCCCAATCCGTTCCCCTTGCTGCGTTTTTTCAACCCCTCCGTCCTTCGGACACCTCCCCTATATTTTGCTGTGCAAAACACAGAGGAGGAGTACACTTTGTATAGAAATTTAAACAAGAATCAACCTTTCACCGAAAAGTCCGGATTGTGTTTGTCGACAAGAGACTCATCGCTAAAATCCATATCTACCCCACGGATTTTCGGCTGAACCGTAAAAGGCAGTTCAGTAGATACTATCGGAATCAAAGGATCGTTCATCGAAAACAAAAGGAGGAATACGTAGAAAACGCTATTCCTCCCTATTATAAAAGTACCCAATCGATTTTACAAAATGAGCATGGCATCGCCATAAGCCCCGAAACGATAACCTTCTTTCAATGCCGATTCGTATGCCTCCAAAACGATGTCATAACCACCGAACGCAGCTACCATCATAAGCATAGTGGAAAGGGGCATGTGAAAGTTCGTCACCAAATTGGTTGCCACCGTGAAATCGTAAGGAGGGAAAATAAACTTATTGGTCCAACCGTCATACGTTTTCATGTGTCCCCCCGTACTTACAGCACTTTCTATCCCTCGCATCACCGATGTACCCACGGCACACACTTTACGACCTTCGTCCTTAGCATGGTTCACGAGTTCCACCAATTCGGGAGTCACTCTCATCTGCTCGGAATCCATCTTGTGTTTCGTGAGGTCCTCGACATCGATTTCACGGAAATTACCCAAGCCGGAATGAAGGGTAAGGAACCCGTAATCGATTCCTTTAATTTCCATTCGTTTCAACAGCTCACGGCTGAAATGCAGACCAGCGGCCGGAGTGACAACGGCACCTTCGTTACGAGCAAAAATATTCTGATACCGATCGGCATCCATCTCTTCTACCGGACGGGCGATATAGGAGGGCAACGGCATTTCTCCCAACTTGTAAAGAGCTTCCTTAAACTCATCGTGGGAACCGTCGTAAAGGAATCGTAACGTGCGCCCTCGCGAAGTCGTATTGTCGATTACTTCGGCCACCATAGAATCGTCGTCGCCGAAATAGAGTTTATTTCCGATACGAATCTTACGAGCCGGCTCTACCAAAACGTCCCACAACCGATTCTCTTCGTTCAATTCCCGTAACAGAAAAACCTCTATCTTAGCTCCTGTTTTTTCCTTATTACCGTAAAGACGAGCCGGAAAAACTTTGGTGTCGTTAAACACGAACACGTCTTTCTCGTCGAAATACTCGATAATTTCCTTAAAAATGCGATGTTCTATTTTCCCCGTCTTCCGGTCGATTACCATCAACCGGGATTCATCACGGTTTTTAGCCGGATATTGAGCGATTTGCTCTTCGGGTAGTTTGAATTTAAATTGGGACAGTTTCATATCTTTAATTATTATTCTTTTTTCTCTTCTTCCAAAACGGGTTCAACGTCTATATGGTCTATCATGTCGGCGACCTGTTCGACCGAAAGGCAATCGGCAAGAGTCACGTCGCCCACTCGTGTACGGATCAATCCCACAAGGTGGGCTCCACTACCGAGCGCCTCTCCGATGTCACGAGCCAAAGCCCGAATATAAGTTCCCTTGCTGCACACGACCCTGATTTTGATTTCGGGCAATTCGCAAGAAAGCAACTCTATTTCGTCAATAACCAATTCTTTGGGCTTCAAGTCGACCGCCTGCCCTTTACGGGCCATATCGTACGCCCGGCGGCCATCGACTTTACAAGCCGAATAAGAGGGCGGTATCTGCATAATCGAACCGACAAATCGAGGTAAAGTTCGCTCTACACTTTCACGGGTGATATGTTCATGGGGATAAACACCATCTATCTCAGTTTCCAAATCGAACGACGGTGTCGTCGCTCCCAGACGCAAAGTCGCTATATATTCTTTGGTCTGATATTGAAATTCTTCTATCCGTTTCGTCGCTCGTCCCGTGCATATAATCATCACGCCCGTAGCCAACGGATCGAGAGTTCCCGCATGCCCCACCTTCAATTTTTTTTGTTTGATGCGGCGGAGTATACGCAACCGTATGCGCTTGACCACATCGAACGAAGTCCAATGAAGCGGTTTGTCGATATATATGATTTCGCCTTCGTTAAAGTCCATATCGGCGATATTAGTGAACAAGCGAATAAATTATAGCACAAGCTCCCATCGCCACACAATAGATAGCAAAATACACTAATTTGCCATTATTGACTAAACGGAGCATCCACTTACACGCCAAACACCCCGACACGAATGCGGCAAGAAATCCGATAATCATCACCGGTATGGACAATCCCGACTCCGCAGGAGAAAACCCTCCTTTCATCAAATCAAGAAGAGCCTCGCCCAAAATAGGAATAATCACCATAAGAAACGAGAATCGGGCCACCTGTTCTTTTTTGTTTCCCAGCATGAGTCCGGTAGCAATAGTCGTACCGGAACGCGAAAGTCCGGGTAAAACGGCTACCGCCTGCGAGAGACCGATGATAAATGCATCTCGATAAGATATATCTTCTTTCACCCGAGGCCGGGCATAATAAGCGAATGTCAACAACGCCGCAGTTACCAGCAACATGATGCCGACTAATAACAAACCGTTGCCAAAAAACGATTCTACATAGTCTTTCAGAAACAGCCCTACGATACCTACCGGTATCATGGACAAAGCTATTTTTGCCAGATATTTCGTTTCGCTATTCCACGTAAAACGGAAAAGTCCACGAAACAAAATCTCCACTTCCTTCCATAGTACAACAATCGTACTACATACTGTCGCCGTATGCACCAACACGGCAAAAGTGAGGTTCTCTTCACCTTGTATACCGAACAATGCATTCGCGATTTCGAGGTGTCCGCTGCTACTTACCGGCAGATATTCGGTGAGCCCTTGCACGAGGCCCAATATAAGAGATTCTAACCAAGTCATAATGTGATCAATGAAAATTAACGATATTATTTCGAATTACGCATGATCGCATAGACCATGAAAACGAAACCAGCAAAAGCTATACCGGGCGCCAACACGATACGACGGAAACTAAATATATCGGGGTTATAGGCCTCCGGTGTAGTACCGGGCCCCAGCATAAGCAGGAAACCGACGACGATCACAACGAACGCCACAGCTATAAGTATAATATTAGTCTTGCCGAGGGCAAACTCCGTTTTCTTTTGCTCTCCCGGAACAACGGACTCAGATTTCATTTTCTTAGATTCCATACATAAAAGTTTTTTCAAATATAATACAGGTCATCTCTATCCATACGAATATAACGATTAACAGCCCAATAAGCCGAAACCGCCGTTAAGATAATCCCTAAAATCAAAACCGACAAAAAGACCAATACCATCATGGGAACAGACAGCAGGGTCGTGAAGTTCTCCATCTCGGACATCAGATAATATATGCAACCCGAAAGCAACAACATAGCTATTACCGATGCAACGATACCGTTAATCACATTGGAAACGATAAAGGGCCGACGAATGAATGCCGGTGTAGCCCCCACCAGTTTCATCGTGTGGATAAGAAAACGCTTGGAGTAAGCTCCTAATCGAATCGTATTGCTTATCAACGCAAACGAAATGAGCATGAGAACTATCGCCAATGCCAATAACACCAGTCCTATACGACTCATATTGTCATTGACCGACTGGATAAGGTCTTTCTGATAAAGAATATCGCTGACGATCACTTGCCCACGGAGATTTTTTTCAATGACGGCCAAACTGTCGGTATTGGCATAATCGGCTTTCAATTTAACCTCAATAGACGATTGAAGCGGATTGACTCCCAACACGTCCTCGGGATTTTCTCCCAACTCGATCATCACCTCTTTCAAGGCATCTTCCTTCGATATATACTGCGCCGCCTTCACATATTTGGAACGTTCGAGCATTCTTTGCAGTTGATGCACCTGACGCTCGCCGGCCGATTCGTTCAAGACAATGGAGAAACCTATGTTTTCTTTGACATGACGGGATAGATTAGTCGCTAAAAATCCCATCAAAACCATAATCCCCAAGATAAAAAGAACCAATGAAACGCTCAATGTCGAAGTCATTCGGGCATTCAGAAAAGAAATCCGTTTGCTGAAAGAAGCCTTATTGTTCATATCTCTCTTTTTTACCAAATCGATGCACCTTTTTATGAGGGAAAGAACCTCTGTTAATAACTATTTCGACATCATTATCCCCTCTCTTTTTTTCATATCGGAAAGCAAAAGGATAGTTTTAGCCCAAATTTTATGCAAAATAAAGTCTATATCGTTGAATTCGCTTCTTTTATTCACATATTTTAATAAATTCTATCTCAACTTATGATTTTCGAAATGCGCCGCCGTTTTCATTTTAAAGAGTACATACCCTATGGCACACAACACACAAGCCGTCGCATAGACCGTTGCATAATTCGATACTTCGGCTATCTGTCCACCGATGAGAACACCCAGCCCAACCCCTAAATCCCAAGCGGTAAGATAGGTGGAATTGGCTGTTCCCCGTTGATTATTGGGAGCCAGATTGATAAACATGGTCTGATAGGCCGGACAAATACAGCCATAGCCCAACCCCAAAATAACAGCCGCCCCATAGTACCCCCATTCATTACGCACGGCTACAAAAATCAGATAGCCCAGCAAAGAGAGCAACATGCCGACAAGGATATTACGGGTGACATATCCCCGGTTAAGCCAACAGCCCGAAGTGAGCCTCGACAAAATCAACCCTACGGCCAACAAAACAAAGAAAAAACCAGCTCCCGAATCGATACCCAACTCTTCTTTACCATAGACAGCAAGATAGGTGGAAAGCACACCGTAACTGAACGAGAAAAATATAAGCGTCAAAGCCTCGGGCATTCCCTTCAAAAGCAGGAAACGGTCGAGCGAAACCGGCGGCTTTTCAAGTATCGGCTCGCGGCGATAGGGCATTCGAATAGTCGAAACGCATATCAGCCCGATCGTGGCAGAAACCATCGAAAGCAAAAATATATAATCGAAATTGGCAAAAGAATCGTGAATATAAAGCGACAACGTAGGCCCGACAGCCATAGCCAAATTGTTGCTTACTCCGTAATATCCTATGCCTTCGCCCCTACGGGACGACGGCATGACATCGATAGCCACCGTGCTATTGGATACGGTAAGAAGCCCGAACGCTATCCCGTGCCCGGCACGAATAATGGCGAATAACAAGAGCGTACCGGCCAACAGATATCCCCCGAAAAAAAGGAGAAAAGTGAAATAGCAGATAAGCAGCAGTTTTTTACGGGGAAAGGTATCGACCATATACCCGGCGAACGGACGTATCATCAGCGCCGTGATGGTATAGGAAGACAATATGAATCCTGCCGTCGAACGGCTTGCTGCGAACGCTTCGCTCAAATACATGGGCAAAACAGGCAACAACAAATAAAAAGCAAAAAAAAGCAGGAAATTCCCGGCAGCCACCGCACAGAAGCTATGTGTCCACAATTTCTCACGAACGACCTTTTCCATCGACTTTTTTCATTTTATTCAAGCGCCTCGCCCAACAGAGTGGCCGACGATGCATCGTTCACTTTTACCCGGACAAACTCTCCTATGCGATGACTACCTTTATCGAAAACAACAACCTTATTCTGCGATGTGCGACCGAACAACTGTTCGCGCGAACGTTTTGAAAAACCTTCTACCAAAACTTCGAACTCTTTGCCGATATCCTTGCGATTGCTTTCGAGAGAAAGCTCGTTCTGCAAATCGATCATACGTTGCAAACGAGCAATTTTCATTTCCTCGGGAATATCGTCGGGCAAGTGTTTGGAGGCATACGTTCCGGGGCGTTCGGAGTATTTGAAAAGAAACGAGGAATCGAATCCCACCTCTCGCATCAAATCGAGAGTCTCTTCAAAATCGGCATCGGTTTCGGAGTGAAATCCGCTGAACATGTCGGTCGTAATGCCGCAATCGGGTAAAATATGGCGAATAGCGGCAATACGGTCGAGATACCATTCCCTCGTATATTTCCGGTTCATCAACTTCAAAATGCGATTGCTCCCCGACTGCACCGGAAGGTGTATGTGACGGCACACATTGGGGTAAGCAGCGATAATTCTCAGAGTCTCGTCGCTCATATCCTTAGGGTGGGAGGTCGTGAAACGCACCCTCATACCTTCTGCCGACTGCGCCACCAACGCCAACAGTGCCGGAAAATCGACAACAGTCCCATCGGGACGTTCATATCGATAGGAATTTACGTTTTGTCCCAACAAAGTCACCTCTTTAAAACCCTTGATTTTCAAGTCGGCCAACTCGCCGAGAATGCTCTCGGGCTCGCGGCTACGCTCACGACCACGTGTGTACGGGACTATACAATAGGAGCAAAAATTATTGCACCCTCGCATAATCGAAATGAATCCCGAAATACGGTTATGACCGATACGAGAAGGTATGACTTCCCGATAGGTCTCGGTCGTGGAAAGCTCCACATTCACGGCTTTTTCTCCCCGTTCGGCAGCTCCGACCAAGTTAGGTAAATCGAGATACGAATCGGGACCGACCACGAGATCTACGCCGTTTTCGGTAATCAACTGTTCGCGAACCCTTTCGGCCATACAACCCAAAACCCCTATCACCAAAGATTTCTTATGTTTACGCAACGATTGAAAATAGGACAATCTCGAAAGGACCTTTTGCTCGGCGTTATCCCGAATGGAACAGGTATTGACAAATATGGCATCGGAGTCTTCGATCGTATCGCAAAGCGTATAGCCTGCCATCTGCATAATCGAAGCGACCACTTCGCTGTCGGCCACATTCATCTGACAGCCATAAGTCTCTATAAACAGTTTCTTCTCCTCTCTTTTTTCAAAAGTATCTTTATCCGATATATTTTTCATTCTATCTGTTTTTTCTTTCGTTTAATTTTAATTTATAAAAAATTCATTCAGAAAAGTAATATTTTTATCATTAAAATTTGTTTTTTAAAAAATATTGTTTTTCTTTGCATACACATTACATGAAATTTTTTCATAGTTAAGGTTTAGGTTAAATCGGCTAAGAGTTGTTGAGAAACAGCTCTTAGTTATTTATAGAGTCCTAAAATTTGGAAGATTCTCAATAAAACTCTATATTTGAGGACAAAATTACAAAAAAGAGATGGATTTTTCAGAGATAATCGTCACCATAATCATCAGTTTGGTCATTATCGCTATTAACGCCCTGGGATCAAAAAAGAAACAAGAGGTTAAAAACCAGCAGGGAGAACGACCTCTACAAGATACCGAATCCCATGAGACGACCGATGAACCGTGGGGCGAAACTCGGACTTTAACCATAGACGATATATTCAAAGAGCTGCGGAAAGCGAAAGAGGAAGCAGAGCAGGAAGACGACTATATCCCAAAAGCCAAGAAAAAGCCACAGACACAAATACTCGAAAGACCGGCAGAAAAAACGCCGGAACCGATAATCCCCTCCACAATGCCGGAGAAAGAAGGTGTAGCGGTTTTTACTCATACCGTGCCGCCTATAACATCGTTACACACCGATTACGATACTGCCGGAGAGAACCCTATCGATGTAAAGGACATAGATTGGCGTAAAGCCGTTATCGCATCGGAAATTCTAAATCGAAAATATTGAACCAGATAAAAACCTTAACCTTGAAATTTCTCAAAAACAACAAAATTTTTCGTAGATATGGCATTTAAATTTATCACCGCAGAAGAAGCGGCTGAATTCATTCATCACAACGACAATGTCGGATTCAGCGGATTTACCGCAGCAGGAACTCCCAAAGTAGTTTCCGTCGCTCTTGCAAAAAAAGCAGAAGCAGAGCATGCCGCAGGTCGCCCTTTCCAAATCGGAGTTTATACAGGAGCATCGACCAGTGATTACATTGACGGTGCTTTAAGTCGGGCAAAAGCAATCAAAAGCCGTACGCCTTATCAATCACACAAGGACTCACGCGAAGCGATCAACAACAACGAAATCGCCTATTTCGATTTACACTTGTCTCACCTTGCTCAAACCCTTCGTTACGGATTTCTCGGTAAAGTAGATGTCGCCGTCATAGAAGCGACCGATGTGACCCCCGACGGCGAAATTTTATTAGGGCCCGGTGTAGGCGCCACACCGACTTTCTGCTCTCTTGCCGAAAAAATAATTATCGAGTTGAACCACCATGATCCCAAAGAGCTGCGTGGCATGCACGATATATATCAACCATTGGACCCGCCCTATCGTCGGGAAATTCCCATCTATAAACCGAGCGACCGTATCGGTGTACCTGTTGTCAAAGTAGACCCGAAAAAAATCATCGGTATCGTCGAAAGCGACAAACGCGACGGCGTGAAACCATTCGCTCCGGTAGACGAGGTTACCATGAAGATAGGAAACAATGTCTGCAACTTCCTCGCACAACAATTAAAATCGGGCTTGATTCCTCCCCAGTTCCTGCCTTTGCAGTCGGGTGTAGGAAACATCGCCAACGCTGTTTTGGCCTGCTTAGGTTCGAATCCCGACATTCCAGCCTTCGAAATGTACACCGAAGTCGTACAGGATGCCGTTATCGATTTGATGAAAGAGGGAAAATGTAAATTCGCCAGCAGCTGCTCCCTCACCGTGAGCGACGACAAGTTAAACGAGGTATTCCAAAATATCGGATTCTTCCACGACAAAATCATACTTCGTCCGGGAGAAATCACCAACAACCCCGAAGTCGTACGCCGTCTGGGACTGATTACAATGAATACAGCTCTCGAAGCAGATATCTTCGGTAACGTAAACTCCACGCACGTCACAGGAACCAAGATGATGAACGGCATAGGCGGCTCGGGCGACTTCACACGCAACGCTTATCTGTCGATATTTACTTGCCCTTCGACAGCCAAAGGCGGAAAGATAAGCGCCATCGTCCCTATGGTATCGCACCTCGACCACAGCGAACACTCGGTACAGGTACTCATTACCGAACAAGGTGTCGCCGATTTGAGAGGGAAATCGCCCATTCAACGGGCTCACGCCATTATCGAAAACTGCGCTCACCCCATGTACAAAGAACTGTTATGGGATTACCTTAAACTGGGTAAAGGGCACACGCCTCACCGCCTGAACGCCGCATTCGCATTCCACAACGAATTTTTGAAATCGGGCGACATGGCTCTTACCAACTGGGCCGATTACGAATAAATCTATTTAGGACCCGTAAGTGGAAGCAGCATAACGCTTGCTTCCACTTACGTTTTTTCTATTCGACCACCTCTGTACAAATACATGAAAACACGACTCTCGTATTAAACGACCACGATACAAACAAAGCATATTATCCTCGTTTTATTACTTTCAATACTCCTAACGGCTTGTCTGCAATGGAAAAAGCAGAAAACCGACATTACCACAGCAAATCAACCGGAAGCCACAGAGTCTGACAACGGCACAATAGTAAGTCAGTGTGAGCAGCCACGATTTTTATCGCTAAAATTCTTGTCGATAACCACATTCCAGACTTTTGGGAGAGATTGATTCTTGCTTAATTAAACCTCCTCCATTGCCGTGTCCCACAATACTACGGGACACGGACAGGGGAAGAGATATATATACTACCCTGTTCCTGCTGTTGAAGGCATTCACCCTTCTCCCCTGTGTTTTGCCCAGCAAAATATAGGGGAGAGACAGAGGAGCGGTAGCGACGAGGAGAGGGGTTGGAAAGATGGCATATAGTATTTTTGTAGAATTAACCCCTCCGTCACTACGTGACACCTCCCCTATATTTTGTTTGCCAACAAAACACAGGGGGAGGAATTTTAACTCCCTCTCACCGCATTGTCTTAGCGAATAAGATAGATTGCGTTTACCCTTCGTACCCTATTGCATTAGCCAAAAAGTGACGGAGGGGTTGAAAAACACTATTTCGTCAGGCTGTTTGTATCAGATTTTAACCCCCTCACCCTGTGGGCACTCCCCCTATATTCCTTGCAGGAACACCCCGCAATACTACGGGACACGGCAGGGGGAGAGGGAGATACACCACGCTCCTATTATCGAAAGTGTCCTGAGTTTTGCCGCAAAACATAAAAGAAGAGGTTT
The sequence above is drawn from the Barnesiella intestinihominis YIT 11860 genome and encodes:
- a CDS encoding undecaprenyl-diphosphate phosphatase; translated protein: MTWLESLILGLVQGLTEYLPVSSSGHLEIANALFGIQGEENLTFAVLVHTATVCSTIVVLWKEVEILFRGLFRFTWNSETKYLAKIALSMIPVGIVGLFLKDYVESFFGNGLLLVGIMLLVTAALLTFAYYARPRVKEDISYRDAFIIGLSQAVAVLPGLSRSGTTIATGLMLGNKKEQVARFSFLMVIIPILGEALLDLMKGGFSPAESGLSIPVMIIGFLAAFVSGCLACKWMLRLVNNGKLVYFAIYCVAMGACAIIYSLVH
- a CDS encoding acetyl-CoA hydrolase/transferase family protein, with protein sequence MAFKFITAEEAAEFIHHNDNVGFSGFTAAGTPKVVSVALAKKAEAEHAAGRPFQIGVYTGASTSDYIDGALSRAKAIKSRTPYQSHKDSREAINNNEIAYFDLHLSHLAQTLRYGFLGKVDVAVIEATDVTPDGEILLGPGVGATPTFCSLAEKIIIELNHHDPKELRGMHDIYQPLDPPYRREIPIYKPSDRIGVPVVKVDPKKIIGIVESDKRDGVKPFAPVDEVTMKIGNNVCNFLAQQLKSGLIPPQFLPLQSGVGNIANAVLACLGSNPDIPAFEMYTEVVQDAVIDLMKEGKCKFASSCSLTVSDDKLNEVFQNIGFFHDKIILRPGEITNNPEVVRRLGLITMNTALEADIFGNVNSTHVTGTKMMNGIGGSGDFTRNAYLSIFTCPSTAKGGKISAIVPMVSHLDHSEHSVQVLITEQGVADLRGKSPIQRAHAIIENCAHPMYKELLWDYLKLGKGHTPHRLNAAFAFHNEFLKSGDMALTNWADYE
- the truB gene encoding tRNA pseudouridine(55) synthase TruB translates to MDFNEGEIIYIDKPLHWTSFDVVKRIRLRILRRIKQKKLKVGHAGTLDPLATGVMIICTGRATKRIEEFQYQTKEYIATLRLGATTPSFDLETEIDGVYPHEHITRESVERTLPRFVGSIMQIPPSYSACKVDGRRAYDMARKGQAVDLKPKELVIDEIELLSCELPEIKIRVVCSKGTYIRALARDIGEALGSGAHLVGLIRTRVGDVTLADCLSVEQVADMIDHIDVEPVLEEEKKE
- a CDS encoding cell division protein FtsX; the encoded protein is MNNKASFSKRISFLNARMTSTLSVSLVLFILGIMVLMGFLATNLSRHVKENIGFSIVLNESAGERQVHQLQRMLERSKYVKAAQYISKEDALKEVMIELGENPEDVLGVNPLQSSIEVKLKADYANTDSLAVIEKNLRGQVIVSDILYQKDLIQSVNDNMSRIGLVLLALAIVLMLISFALISNTIRLGAYSKRFLIHTMKLVGATPAFIRRPFIVSNVINGIVASVIAMLLLSGCIYYLMSEMENFTTLLSVPMMVLVFLSVLILGIILTAVSAYWAVNRYIRMDRDDLYYI
- a CDS encoding MFS transporter: MEKVVREKLWTHSFCAVAAGNFLLFFAFYLLLPVLPMYLSEAFAASRSTAGFILSSYTITALMIRPFAGYMVDTFPRKKLLLICYFTFLLFFGGYLLAGTLLLFAIIRAGHGIAFGLLTVSNSTVAIDVMPSSRRGEGIGYYGVSNNLAMAVGPTLSLYIHDSFANFDYIFLLSMVSATIGLICVSTIRMPYRREPILEKPPVSLDRFLLLKGMPEALTLIFFSFSYGVLSTYLAVYGKEELGIDSGAGFFFVLLAVGLILSRLTSGCWLNRGYVTRNILVGMLLSLLGYLIFVAVRNEWGYYGAAVILGLGYGCICPAYQTMFINLAPNNQRGTANSTYLTAWDLGVGLGVLIGGQIAEVSNYATVYATACVLCAIGYVLFKMKTAAHFENHKLR
- the queA gene encoding tRNA preQ1(34) S-adenosylmethionine ribosyltransferase-isomerase QueA, giving the protein MKLSQFKFKLPEEQIAQYPAKNRDESRLMVIDRKTGKIEHRIFKEIIEYFDEKDVFVFNDTKVFPARLYGNKEKTGAKIEVFLLRELNEENRLWDVLVEPARKIRIGNKLYFGDDDSMVAEVIDNTTSRGRTLRFLYDGSHDEFKEALYKLGEMPLPSYIARPVEEMDADRYQNIFARNEGAVVTPAAGLHFSRELLKRMEIKGIDYGFLTLHSGLGNFREIDVEDLTKHKMDSEQMRVTPELVELVNHAKDEGRKVCAVGTSVMRGIESAVSTGGHMKTYDGWTNKFIFPPYDFTVATNLVTNFHMPLSTMLMMVAAFGGYDIVLEAYESALKEGYRFGAYGDAMLIL
- a CDS encoding DUF3098 domain-containing protein translates to MESKKMKSESVVPGEQKKTEFALGKTNIILIAVAFVVIVVGFLLMLGPGTTPEAYNPDIFSFRRIVLAPGIAFAGFVFMVYAIMRNSK
- the miaB gene encoding tRNA (N6-isopentenyl adenosine(37)-C2)-methylthiotransferase MiaB translates to MKNISDKDTFEKREEKKLFIETYGCQMNVADSEVVASIMQMAGYTLCDTIEDSDAIFVNTCSIRDNAEQKVLSRLSYFQSLRKHKKSLVIGVLGCMAERVREQLITENGVDLVVGPDSYLDLPNLVGAAERGEKAVNVELSTTETYREVIPSRIGHNRISGFISIMRGCNNFCSYCIVPYTRGRERSREPESILGELADLKIKGFKEVTLLGQNVNSYRYERPDGTVVDFPALLALVAQSAEGMRVRFTTSHPKDMSDETLRIIAAYPNVCRHIHLPVQSGSNRILKLMNRKYTREWYLDRIAAIRHILPDCGITTDMFSGFHSETDADFEETLDLMREVGFDSSFLFKYSERPGTYASKHLPDDIPEEMKIARLQRMIDLQNELSLESNRKDIGKEFEVLVEGFSKRSREQLFGRTSQNKVVVFDKGSHRIGEFVRVKVNDASSATLLGEALE